One Pomacea canaliculata isolate SZHN2017 linkage group LG9, ASM307304v1, whole genome shotgun sequence DNA segment encodes these proteins:
- the LOC112572854 gene encoding copine-8-like, with the protein MADGTTFQPGTGVAPATLVELSVSCRKLVDADVFSKSDPMVVMSVLDSAVRGWREFGRTEVIWNNLNPDFVKKFIIHFYFEQAQKLKFEVYDVDATTADLSKHDFLGRAEFTLGEIVSSNKLAKKLIGPKKDSGTIIVSAEEMNSCKEQATMQFCAHNLDKKDFFGKSDPFLTFSRCNEDGSYTVVHRTEVIKKTLNPTWKPFSVPVRSLCNGDYERSIKIECYDWDADGGHDYIGEFTTTLRMLSKGQGECNKYECINAKKKAKKGSKYRNSGVIDLMSCRIETIYTFLDYIRGGTRIHCTFAVDFTASNGDPKSPTSLHYMNPYRPNPYATAILAVGTIIQDYDTDKLFPALGFGARLPPDGIVSHEFALNGNPQNPYCQGVQGVLDAYHRTISAVQLYGPTNFAPCINHVARFAQSAASGNDYFILLIITDGIITDMPQTTEAIVNASSLPMSIIIVGVGDADFEAMEILDGDDVRLSFKGRYAERDIVQFVPMRNFVGRGGDDVAAVQERLAKEVLEEIPDQFLSYMKRHNVKPKPPLQRQGTISSVRSLPSSEQ; encoded by the exons ATGGCCGACGGGACAACATTTCAACCGGGAACTGGGGTTGCACCAGCAACTCTTGTAGAGTTATCGGTGTCTTGCAG GAAGTTGGTTGATGCAGATGTTTTTTCAAAGTCGGATCCTA TGGTGGTGATGTCTGTGCTCGACTCTGCAGTGAGAGGATGGAGGGAG tttgGGCGGACCGAGGTCATTTGGAATAATCTGAATCCTGACTTTGTCAAGAAGTTTATAATACATTTCTACTTTGAGCAAGCCCAGAAACTCAAGTTTGAAGT TTATGATGTTGATGCTACAACTGCTGATCTTTCAAAGCAT GATTTTCTGGGTAGAGCAGAATTTACACTTGGGGAAATTGTGTCATCGAACAAGCTTGCCAAAAAACTTAT TGGTCCAAAGAAAGATAGTGGAACTATCATTG TTTCTGCAGAGGAGATGAACAGTTGCAAG GAACAAGCCACAATGCAGTTTTGTGCCCACAATCTGGATAAGAAAGACTTCTTTGGAAAATCAGAtccttttttaacattttccagATGTAATGAGGATGGCAG CTATACAGTAGTTCACAGAACAGAGGTCATCAAGAAGACATTAAACCCAACATGGAAACCTTTCTCTGTCCCTGTGAGAAGTTTGTGCAATGGAGACTATGAAAG ATCAATAAAAATTGAATGCTACGATTGGGATGCGGATGGAGG GCATGACTACATAGGAGAGTTTACGACAACATTGCGAATGCTTTCTAAAGGTCAAGGGGAATGCAACAAATATGAG TGCATCAATGctaagaagaaagcaaaaaaaggcAGCAAGTATCGCAACTCAGGAGTG atTGATCTGATGTCCTGTCGTATTGAGACAATTTACACATTCCTTGATTATATCCGTGGAGG AACAAGAATACACTGCACATTTGCAGTGGATTTTACAGCCTCCAATGGGGATCCCAAGTCTCCAACGTCCCTGCACTACATGAACCCATATCGCCCAAATCCATATGCTACAGCCATTCTTGCAGTAGGCACCATCATTCAAGACTATGATAC GGATAAGTTGTTCCCAGCACTTGGGTTTGGTGCTAGACTGCCTCCAGATGGCATTGTTTCTCATGAATTTGCATTG AATGGAAATCCTCAAAATCCATATTGCCAAGGTGTGCAAGGTGTGTTGGATGCTTACCATAGGACTATTTCTGCTGTTCAGTTGTATGGACCAACCAACTTTGCACCATGTATCAACCATGTTGCCAG GTTTGCACAATCAGCAGCCAGTGGCAATGATTACTTCATTCTTCTGATCATTACTGATGGTATTATTACAGACATGCCACAGACAACTGAGGCCATTGTAAAT GCCTCATCTTTGCCAATGTCCATCATCATTGTTGGTGTTGGAGATGCAGATTTTGAAG CCATGGAGATTTTAGATGGGGATGATGTTCGTCTTTCATTCAAAGGACGTTATGCTGAAAGAGATATAGTACAA TTTGTACCCATGAGAAACTTCGTCGGAAGAGGCGGTGATGATGTGGCAGCAGTACAGGAGAGGCTTGCCAAAGAGGTCTTGGAGGAGATTCCAGACCAGTTTTTGTCATACATGAAGCGCCACAACGTCAAACCAAAGCCCCCTCTACAGCGTCAGGGAACCATCTCATCAGTGCGGTCATTGCCTTCATCAGAACAGTGA